A segment of the Oncorhynchus nerka isolate Pitt River linkage group LG19, Oner_Uvic_2.0, whole genome shotgun sequence genome:
ccttattctaaaatggattaaaacattttttcccctcatcgacacacaataccccataatgaaaaatcaaaaacaggtttagaaatgtttgcaatcgTATTAAAAAGGGCTCCCGGGTGGCGCTCTAgtctacagtccctggtttgaatccaggctgtatcacatccggccgtgattgggagtcccataggacggcgcacaattggcccagcgtcatccgggtttggccggggtaggctgtcattgtaaataagaatttgttcttaacggacttgcctagttaaaaggttacataaaaatgaaaaaagaaataccttatttacataagtattcagaccctttgatatgagacttgaaattgagttcaggtgcatcctgtttccattgatcatccttgagatatttctacaacttgattggactccacctgtggtaaattcaattgattggacatgattttgaaaaggcacacacctgtctatataaggtcctacagttgacagtgcatgtcagagcaaaaacaaagctatgaggttaaaggaattgtccgtaaagctctgagacaggattgtgttgaggcacagatctggggaagggtaccaatttattttttctgcagcattgaaggtccccaagaacaaagtggcctccatcattcttaaatggaagaagtttgaaaccaccaagactcttactatagctggctgcccggccaaactgagcaattgggggagaagggcctccttggtcagggaggtgaccaagaacttgattgtcactctgatagagctccagagttcctctgtggagatgggagaaccttccagaaggactacagtctctgtagcactccaccaatcaggcctttatggcagagtggccagacggaagccactcctcattaaaatGCGCAacagcacgcttggagtttgccaaagggaaCCTAAAAGACtcataccatgagaaacaagattctctggtctgatgaaaccaagattgaactctttggcctgaatgccaagcatcacatctgaaggaaacatggtaccatccctacagtgaagcatggtggtggcagcatcatgctgtggggatgtttttcagcggcaggaactgggagactagtccagatcgagggaaagatggacggagcaaagtacagagcgatccttgatgaaaacctgctccagagcgctcaggacctcagactggggcaaaggttcaccttccaacaagataacgcaggagtggcttcgggacaagtctctgtatGTTCTTGAGAGGCCCAGCctgagcccggacttaaacccgatcgaacattggagagacctgaaaatagctgtgcagcgacactccccatccaacctgacagagcttgagaggatctgcagagaggaatgggagaatctccccaaatacaggtgtggtaAGCTTGtaggatgtaatcgctgccaaaggttcttcaacaaagcactgattaaagggtctgaatacttatgttaatgtgatagtttttggaaaaatgtataCACTTGCAAAAAggactaaaaacctgtttttgctttgtcattatggggtactgtgagtAGATTgattaaagaaaaaaaaaacaatttaagaaaaaggctataacgtaacaaaatgtggaaaaagtcaacgcgTCTGACTATTCTATCCAGCATAAAACACAAGGCAAATGATTATTTCCCATTAATTTATTTTCTTTAGACTTACACAATACATGTGACATAAATATGCCTTCAAGGTGGAGGCAActgattctaacacacacacacacccacacgcgcacacacactttctgtctcacacaacagaaaaacaacatCAAAATATCCACAGAGAGAAGTAAGAACACAAAATACCATCTAAGAGGAATTGAGCGGAAGAGGGCCTCAACCTCCTGAAATAAACAAGGTGCCTCTGTCCCTTTACCCCTGTGTACGTTCCCATTTTTGTCATCCATCTATTGGTGGTGGTCAGTCACACCTGGGAGATGAATAACACTCCACGTGTTTCAGCTAGTAGTTAAGTACAAGTGTAGTACCTGATCGGGGTCCACTGATTATTGTCTGTAACCAGGGCTGTAGtcgtgtgctcttcatggatgacaAGGGGgctgaagggagaggaggagaacatccATACGATGGGGTCACGGATGATGGTATCGCTAATGGTAATAGATTTGGTAAACATGAATTCTGAGAAAACtgagaaaaaaaatattccaTTACTGCCTTGTACATGACAGTATGGTGAAATTAAAAGAGCATGGTTGAAATAAAGGGGTCGACCATCGTGTTGGAATGTGGAGGAATGACTGAGGTTTGACTGTCACTGGCCTAAGTAGACATTCACAAACAGGGGCCAGAGAGCACTGGgggtaggaggggagggaggtgagagCTCAGTCCTCCAGGGTACGGAAGGCATTCTGCATGTCCTCCAGCAGCTGAGAGTAGTCTGCTTTGATTTTGGCCTCGCCCTCCTTCACTGGATCCTGAAACAAtgggtacacagagacactgaGGCTAGGAGACACAATGACACCCCAAGACAAAGTCCCACAGTGGATGTACAAAGGCCAGAGTTGGTAGAGTGATTGAGGAAGTTGATTTTGAATGCAGATGAACATGGATAAAGGGGCTGAACAAGCATGTACCTTGAACTTCATAGAGCTGAGTCTGTAGAGGATCTCTCCCATGTGCTCCCGGATCATGGACCAGGTGATCTTGTTGTCACTCTGAGCCGTGGTCTCCACTGCATGTCGCGCCAAGTCATAGAACGCAATTGTGTTGGAAAGGATGCCCACCGTTTTGTAGAAAGGGCAGAACCTTCGGGAAAAGGGCAAAAAATTACATTAATTAACCAATATGGGCTTAATAACCGATGATTAAGTCATTTTAGCATGTTTATGACACAGATGAACGTGTGCCAGAGTGTGTATTTACCGGTCATACGGAGTATAGCCATTCTGCTGCAGGAAGTCATCCTTGAGTAGTTTAGCAACCTCCAATGTGATCTTGTCGGTCTCAGCGAGAGATGCCTGTTGTTAAGTTGACATGGGGGACAGCAATAAGTGCCTAGTGTGTGCATACACATGCCAACCATCAACCCTAGGCAGTATATCAACCCATAACCCTTCCTCACATGAGCTCAGCCTCACCTTTCCCACAAGCTGCACAATCTCAGCCagatcctcctcctcctgcagGATCTCCTTGGCCTTGGTGCGAAGCGGCACAAACTCAGGGAAGTGCTTGTCGTAGTACTCGTCCAGCGCCCGCGTGTACTTGCTGTAGCTGATCAGCCAGTTGACCGAGGGGAAATGCTTTCTCTGAGCCAGCTTCTTATCTAGACCCCAGAACAcctgagagatggagatagagacagagagaagataaaAACAGGAATGAGGAGTAGGAAGAGTAAAGGTTTGAATTGTCGAAACTTAAAATTGTCAATCAAATTGTAATATATATACAATTGAGGCATTACCTGTACAATACCCAGTGTAGCTGAAGTAACAGGATCAGAGAAGTCTCCACCAGGGGGAGACACACTAGGGGAAATAACACCAGGCCAAGTTATTCAGACACCAGTCTGCCATCACTGTATTATACATTCCAAGGTGAAGAATACATGGTTCAGGTATCTTGTGTTGCAGGACTGGTACAGAACCTGTCTGACCCTTAGTGTCAGGAGGTATGGGGGCTGATAGAGGTTCCCCCTGCTGGTAGAATGATATAGTACTCACGCTCCAACAATGCTgacgctgccctctctctctgggttacCCAGGCACTTAACCCTGCCAGCACGCTCATAGAAGGAGGCCAGTCTGGCTCCCAGGTAGGCAGGGTACCCGCTGTCTGTGCACAAACAGCACACAGAGCTCTGACTGGCTCAAAATGGCAGACATGTTGCTGTGATagagcatgttttttttttatactaTTGTTATTGGCTTATTGTACTCACCAGCAGGCATCTCAGCCAATCGTCCTGAGATCTCCCTGAGAGCCTCGGCCCACCGGGAGGTGGAGTCGGCCATCATGCTGACGTTGTAGCCCATGTCTCTGAAGTACTCAGACAGAGTGATTCCTGCAGTGGCACAAAGTAGATGCAGTCAGAATCAGAGGCACAGAATTCCAGTCACCACAAGGTTATGAGAATGAGTGGTGACTGGTGGCTAATCCCCCCACATTCCAGACCAAAAGATGAACAACTACCAACAACGATGATGATTCAAAACAGCCGACACCAGCTTTATAGGTTGCCATCTGTAATGTGATCGCCTGGTACCTGTGTAAATAGAGGCCTCTCTAGCAGCGACAGGCATGTTGGAAGTATTGGCCACTAGAGCTGTTCTCTTCATGATACTTTCAACCTTTCCATCCACTTCCATTGTAAGCTATGGAGCAGGGAGGAATACCATTAGTCAGACTGAAAACACATCACAAACTGGTGATTGGCTATGCCAGACACCAAAGTAGTGTAATTCACTGATCTCATTAACATGTCAATGATTAGAACTTGACACACGGACTATCACTAACCTCAGGGAAATCTCTCAACACTTCAGACATCTCATTTCCACGCTCTCCACAGCCCACATAGATGATGACATCACTGTTGGAATACTTGGACAGGGACTGTGAGATCACGGTCTTGCCACAACCGAAGGCTCCTGGGATAGCAGTAGTACCACCCTGGACACACCTGTgagcacagacaaacacagagccAGAAGTAGGTGACTTGTCAGAGGCTTAAGTAAAGGTCAGGATGAAAGGATATGAAGTGGGAATGGGCCAGtagaaaaaaggaaaagaaagTAGAGATATGTATACTCACGGGAAGAGGGCATCCAACACTCTCTGGCCAGTGAGCAGGGGGTGATTGGCAGGTAGCTTCTCTGTGACCGGGCGAATCTGTCGCACTGGCCAGACCTGGATCATGGTAAACTTCTCTTTCAAACCCTCAAactccagttccagcaccacatCCTGCCGAAACACACAAAATTTACCAAACAACAGAGACAAGACAATGGCATTGTGCCATTCAGCTGTAAAGATGTTAGTAGGTGGAGGGTGACTCACATTTAGGGCTGTGACGATACCAGTACGGCAATATTTTTCCCCATGCCAAACATTTACACGAAGCAGACCAAattctttggtcctttaaaaacctgctttatgtaaaatattgtgtacTCTAGTTTGGAAAATACATAATTGTGACTccggatgacaacataatgatgtttgtttccaacattagggctgttttcatAAATAAATGAATCccgctttgtgttttgtttccttgccacgatactaacgagtatcacgatactggtatcgtcccggcTCTACTCACATTGACATCATAGTTTCCAGGTGGGGCCACGTAGGTGACAGTGCCTCTGCTCCGGGGAGGCAGCATCAACTTGTGTTTGATCAGCGAGTTCTCAAAGACCGTGCCGTAGATATCCCCACCTGTTATGTGACTGCCAGTCTGAGGCAGAGATGGACAGGGGGGAGAGAACATAATATGTAGATTCAGGAGATGGATCATATTTCAGTGGAGACACATTCAAACACACCTTGCTTACACACTCACAAGGAAATACATTGTTGTCTTACTCTAAGACTCTGGCCAGGTGTAAACTCCCACTTGAGGTCACGGTTGAGGGCTCCAATGTTGACTCCTCTAGGGATGTAAATGCTTTGAGTGAGGTCATTGATGTCTTTGAGGGGCCGCTGGATGCCATCAAAAATGGACCCCATGATTCCCGGACCCAACTCTACAGACAGGGGCTTTCCTGTCCGAAGGACAGGGTCTCCGACAGACACACCAG
Coding sequences within it:
- the LOC115101425 gene encoding V-type proton ATPase catalytic subunit A-like; the protein is MDTSKLPKIRDEERESEFGYVHGVSGPVVTATAMAGAAMYELVRVGHSELVGEIIRLEGDMATIQVYEETSGVSVGDPVLRTGKPLSVELGPGIMGSIFDGIQRPLKDINDLTQSIYIPRGVNIGALNRDLKWEFTPGQSLRTGSHITGGDIYGTVFENSLIKHKLMLPPRSRGTVTYVAPPGNYDVNDVVLELEFEGLKEKFTMIQVWPVRQIRPVTEKLPANHPLLTGQRVLDALFPCVQGGTTAIPGAFGCGKTVISQSLSKYSNSDVIIYVGCGERGNEMSEVLRDFPELTMEVDGKVESIMKRTALVANTSNMPVAAREASIYTGITLSEYFRDMGYNVSMMADSTSRWAEALREISGRLAEMPADSGYPAYLGARLASFYERAGRVKCLGNPEREGSVSIVGAVSPPGGDFSDPVTSATLGIVQVFWGLDKKLAQRKHFPSVNWLISYSKYTRALDEYYDKHFPEFVPLRTKAKEILQEEEDLAEIVQLVGKASLAETDKITLEVAKLLKDDFLQQNGYTPYDRFCPFYKTVGILSNTIAFYDLARHAVETTAQSDNKITWSMIREHMGEILYRLSSMKFKDPVKEGEAKIKADYSQLLEDMQNAFRTLED